In the Paenibacillus sp. FSL H7-0357 genome, one interval contains:
- a CDS encoding UDP-N-acetylmuramoyl-L-alanyl-D-glutamate--2,6-diaminopimelate ligase, translated as MNINELSSCLAASRLYGDGETEISDLQTDSRQVKPGDLFICLPGHTVDGHKFAPQAAASGAAAIVCERRLDIDLPQLVVDDSRFAMSVLANVFFGSPSSRMRMIGITGTNGKTTTTYLIERIMQDHGVKTGLIGTIQMRYDGQSYPMSGTTQESLELQRTLQDMVLKGVHCCVMEVSSHALQQGRVKGTDYRTAIFTNLTQDHLDYHHTMEEYRAVKGLFFSRLGNAISPWKEERKYAVLNADDEASAYFSAQTAAEVITYGIDSKANVRASQISITSKGTFFHVDTFKGEADISLRMVGKFNVYNALAAITAALLEDVPLQEIKASLESVPGVDGRVESVDEGQDFAVIVDYAHTPDGLENVLKAVSEFATGKVLTVFGCGGDRDTTKRPLMGKIAAKYSDSVFVTSDNPRTEDPLLILRDIEAGLKEDGVAQERYEMVPDRREAIRKAIEMASPGDVVLIAGKGHETYQLIGGVVHDFDDRIVAKEVIRGRSY; from the coding sequence ATGAACATTAATGAATTATCTTCTTGTCTTGCAGCTTCGCGCCTATACGGCGATGGTGAAACAGAGATTTCCGATCTTCAGACGGATTCCCGCCAGGTGAAACCGGGTGATTTATTTATTTGTTTGCCGGGACATACTGTGGATGGGCATAAATTTGCCCCGCAGGCTGCCGCGAGTGGAGCCGCTGCCATCGTCTGCGAGCGGAGGCTGGATATTGATCTGCCCCAGCTCGTAGTGGACGACAGCAGGTTTGCTATGTCCGTGCTGGCAAATGTCTTCTTCGGATCGCCTAGCAGCCGCATGAGAATGATAGGGATCACTGGCACCAACGGCAAAACTACCACCACTTATCTGATTGAACGGATCATGCAGGACCATGGTGTAAAAACGGGACTGATCGGAACCATTCAAATGCGATATGACGGACAAAGTTATCCGATGTCAGGTACCACGCAGGAGTCGCTTGAACTGCAGCGTACGCTTCAAGATATGGTGCTTAAAGGTGTACATTGCTGCGTGATGGAGGTCTCCTCCCATGCGCTGCAGCAAGGACGCGTGAAGGGGACAGATTACCGCACAGCAATATTTACGAATTTAACCCAGGATCATCTCGATTATCATCATACAATGGAAGAGTATCGCGCCGTTAAAGGCCTGTTCTTCTCCCGTCTCGGCAACGCTATTTCTCCATGGAAAGAAGAGCGCAAATATGCCGTACTTAACGCGGACGATGAGGCGAGCGCTTATTTTTCTGCCCAGACTGCAGCGGAAGTGATTACATATGGCATCGACAGCAAGGCAAATGTCCGAGCCTCACAAATTTCGATCACATCCAAAGGAACATTTTTCCATGTGGATACGTTTAAGGGAGAGGCAGACATTTCTCTGCGCATGGTCGGCAAGTTTAACGTATATAATGCACTTGCCGCTATCACTGCCGCTCTTCTAGAAGATGTGCCGCTTCAAGAGATCAAAGCCAGCTTAGAGTCTGTGCCAGGTGTGGACGGACGGGTGGAGTCGGTGGATGAGGGGCAGGACTTTGCGGTTATCGTTGACTATGCCCATACACCGGATGGCCTTGAAAATGTGTTGAAGGCAGTCAGCGAATTTGCAACCGGCAAAGTGCTTACCGTCTTTGGCTGCGGCGGCGACAGAGATACCACTAAACGGCCGTTGATGGGGAAGATCGCAGCCAAATACAGCGACAGCGTATTTGTGACCTCTGACAACCCACGGACTGAAGATCCGCTGCTGATTCTGCGGGATATTGAAGCGGGACTGAAAGAGGATGGGGTAGCGCAGGAACGTTATGAAATGGTTCCCGACCGGCGGGAAGCGATCAGAAAAGCTATTGAAATGGCAAGCCCCGGCGATGTAGTATTGATTGCGGGGAAAGGTCATGAGACCTACCAGTTGATCGGCGGAGTGGTTCATGATTTCGATGACCGCATTGTCGCCAAAGAAGTGATAAGGGGCCGAAGCTATTGA